AGATAACCTGTGTTGTTGGATAATCCAGGCAGAATGAGAGGTGGGGCCAGGGAACTGCTGGAGTACGGGAGCAGACTGCTGGAGTGGGCAGAAATAGGTTTATGGGACTAGAAGGGGAACTCATAGAAGTGCTAGGGCACAAGATGTTCTGGGATAAATTCCCTTTTGCATCACTTGCACATGCCTGTaatctgctctgcagctgggttTCAGCTTGCTTGgagttgttgtttttttcccctaaacaATTTTGGATTACACTGTGAACAGTGTGTTGTACCTCTATAATCTGTAGTTTTGTGTTGGACTTCTGTAATGTAAAAGAATTTATAATTTCTCTCAAAATGTGGAGAAGTCTGTATTACCAGTGTTACATATGCCTTTCTCCCCCATTCCTGCCTCTTCATGTATGACTCCATAACTGGGGGATGGAGCACAGTGGCATGTGAGCCAGTTTATAATaagtagaaattaaaaaagggaTGGAAAATGTGAAAGCTAGTAAGGAAATTTAGTCACATGccaacaaagagaaaaagatacaTCTGAAAATATTGTTTCAGAAGCAGATAAATTTAAATTGGAGATAAAGCCCTACTGGTATTATTTATGGGCCATGCTCCTTTGTTTTATAGtgggaaaatgtaaaaaaaacagtaatgaagatcATTGGCAGGAGATTGCTCTTTACCTTTTCTAAAAGCCACATATTAGATGGCTTCCCATTCTGCAGTGTCTTTGGGAAGGGGGGTCCAACCTCATCCTACAGAGGGAAGGACATAAGCTGTTggtgcagggctgagcacatgGTGGTCTCATAGCAAACCAGGGACTGCAAGGCTAAAGCAATGTTTAAGTCAGATTACTCCTATTTTAATAATTAGTCAATTGCCAGTTCCCACACTTTGAAGGGCATGTTCTGCTTTGGTGGCATGCAATGTGCCCCCTCTTTTCAGTACTCAGCCATTAAAAATGCACTGATTTCCAGGACTGACTTGCAAGTGGCTGTTTTATGGGTCTGACTTGCCCCTTCATCTcaccagaagaaaaggaagttgAGCACATTCCCACATAAACTGGGAGATGGGCTTGTTTCTGTGAAATAGTACTGAGTGAACCCTCTGGCTGTATTTCCAGGTACCCAGCACCCTGCTTGGGCCATAGGTTTGGTGGGTAGGAGAGGTGAGATGGCACCATTGAACGTAcagagcaggggagggcaggTTTGCTCCCTGAGTGGAGGAGATCATTCTTTTCTTAATAAAACCATCTCATTTTCTCCCTGCAAGGAAGTTGTGTCAGAATAATACACACAATACTGTGCTCTTGGATTGAATCCAAACTACAGAGTTCATCCTATGAATATTACTTCTATagattttttccttatatttctACTTCCTTTCAAATATTCAAGTTGGTTAAGAAAGACCAACAGAAACAGCTTATTTCTTCCAGCAGCTGGCAGTGAAGTAAGACTAGTAATTTTCCCCATGATTTTTCTAAGCTTTGGATTAAATCCATGGATGTGGTGTTTTAAGTAGGGAATATTCAGCTTTGTTCTGCTCTGTCTGGTTCAGAGCTGGATGTTGAATGTGTCTCTTTCATGCCCAGCAAAGGCAGAGACTTGCTTTCTAGCTGCTTGTGTATAAATGTGTATCCAAGTTGGACCGGTCTGGTGAAGAGGGAGAGTTGTGATCTAGTTAGTGGAGTCTGTCTCCAGTATCCTCTGGAAGTCTCCTCAGTTGGATTGCTGATACCTCTCTGTCTCTGTTTCGCTCTCTTGAAAATTGttttagaaaaggaaattcTGATGCTGGGGggcacattttctttttgttgaaGTGCATGTTTTTGATCgagtaaaaaaaagttttgcGGCAGAAGAGCATTCCCTCTCTGAGGTGCCTGCAGCCTCACTAAGCCTGGCCACAGTTGGTTCTGCCCTTGAAAATGGGCATAAATGGAATTAATTATATGGGGGACCAGGTTCAgtaactgcattttaaaaggcTCTCAGTAAGTTATTAAATCAGCAAGAAAGCAGCACTGAGGCCCAGCAGACGCAAAAGCTGTGTGCTGTGGTAAACCTGTGTATGTAAAATTTCTCTCTAAAAAGATTTTAGCACTTCACATGACCTCTGGTAATACTTATTTTGAAGTGACAGTCTGTgtcagctgcctcagctgcacACTGCCGGGGGCTGTTCTCCAGTCTGGACTGCTTTCCGGTCAGCATGAAGTGCCCTGATATGAACTGTTGACTTGTCCTGATAGTTTTTGTTGGCACAAACATAGCCAGGACCCAACTGCAATGCCAATGCAGCCATGCTTTCCAACAGCCCTTGCATATTTTTTCAAATGCTAAAGCCTGTGACCTGGTTGAATAGAGATGTAAGAGAGTCCTTTCAGGGATACTATACAAAAATACCtctttttagtaatttttaaaatagatatcTACTCCACTAGGCAGTGGGATATGGGGGTTTGAAGAGGAGGTGTAGATGTGATCAATTGGATGGGATGTTGCCTGTATCACATAGGGGCACAGGTCTTTACACCTTAAATGTGTTACATACAGCTGTATTCTCTATGTATACTCTCTCTCTGAGTATATATCTGTATCTGTTGTCTAGTaatattttccttcccattGCTGCAGATACACCTGAAAGTTGCAGAGTTAGGAAAACCAACTACTTTTTCTAGTGTGCTGTCCTCTAACTGAAGTGTTGAGCTTCTGCTGAAACGACACTCTCTGTGGTCATCAAAATACTGAGTATTGACAGATGTCCTGTTCCAGAGTATAGCTAGTCCTGTAGTTTCACCAGTTCTCACAAGACCTTGGGGTCCTTTTCTTAATACAATCCTCCATGCTGACTGGCAAACTGAACAGAAAGGCTTTTTGCCTCCCTGAAAATACACCAGACTTATGAAATGAGCGGCAAGTGCTGTTAGAAGGTCACTGGTCACCCAGGTCATTGAAGGCTGCTCCTCACAGTGGAGCTGTCAGGTGTTGTCCCACACAATACAGCATTTTCAATTCAATaaggaattaaattattttatacttGCTGAGACTCTCAACTCTCTGTTGTAGAGCCTAAATGAACAAGCTGCAGCACATACTCTGCAGAGATGACTGACTGCAGCTTATTAATCACATTCTCTGCCCAGGACCAGACAGTGAAAAAGTGACTGACCTTCCATATTAAACTGGACAACTTTAGCattaaaaacacaggaaaatacaCCAAATAAGATACACACATGAAGGCTGCCTGCACATGGTTCCTTGAAGAACACACAGTCATTAGCACAAACAGTGCAGATACTCTGATGAATGCATAACTGCTTACatgcaaaagaacaaaaaagacTTTTCCTGTGCAACTGCTGTCAGTAAAATGAATAAACCACTTGAAAACATAACCTGCCTACCATATTCCTTTGGCCCATGATGGTCAGAAAGAGTCAAGCTGGCTGGTTAGCAAGGAGAACAAAATCCTTCTCTCCTACACAATTTGGAGGACCACGTGTACCTGActcccagctggagccaagTTAAAGGTAACACTTCTAGTGCAGACTGTTCCTAAGAAGGAACATGCAGGTCAATCATGCCTAGTTACTCTCCCTTGCTGTCACTAGTGGAGCAAAGTCTTATTTTCTAGGGTTTCAAATTCCAAGTGGACAGTAGAGTGAAGCCTATTAGAGGACTTAGGCCTAAAGAGGAGTTTGGAGTTGCAAGTTTTCCATCTGGACCTACACTAACCTCTCATGGTCTCTTCTTTTTTGTAGGCAACATCTTTGTTGTCAGCTTGTCCGTTGCAGACCTCGTGGTTGCAGTTTATCCGTACCCTCTGATCTTAAGTGCCATCTTCCACAATGGATGGACCATGGGAAACGTCCACTGCCAGATAAGTGGGTTCCTGATGGGCTTGAGTGTCATCGGGTCCATTTTCAACATCACAGCGATCGCGATCAACCGCTACTGCTACATCTGCCACAGCCTTCGGTACGACAAGCTCTTCAACCTGAAGAACACCTGCTGCTATCTCTGCCTCACCTGGACACTCACGGTGGTGGCAATTGTGCCAAACTTCTTCGTTGGCTCCTTGCAGTATGACCCCCGGATTTACTCCTGCACCTTTGCCCAGACGGTGAGCACATCGTACACCATCACGGTGGTGGTGGTTCACTTCATCGTCCCGCTCTCCGTCGTGACGTTCTGCTACCTACGGATCTGGATTTTGGTGATTCAAGTCAAACACCGGGTGAGACAAGACTGCAAGCAGAAACTCAGGGCGGCTGACATCCGAAACTTCTTGACtatgtttgtggtttttgtcctttttgctgtgtgctggggacCATTAAACTTTATTGGCCTTGCTGTTTCAATTAATCCTTCAAAAGTGCAGCCACACATTCCCGAATGGCTTTTTGTCCTGAGCTATTTTATGGCCTATTTTAACAGCTGCCTCAATGCTGTGATCTATGGGCTTCTTAACCAGAATTTTCGGAAGGAATACAAAAGGATATTGCTGACACTGTGGACTCCCCGGCTGCTGTTCATTGATGTGTCCAAGGGCGGGACAGAAGGGATGAAAAGCAAGCATTCTCCAGCCATAACAACCAACAACAACCACGCTGAAATACACCTATGAGTCAGGACAGTACTATTTATTCTGGATTACAattgtatatataatatataagaGCATTTCTAGCTGTGTGCATTGCACAGCTGGTGTTGCTCTCATGTAAGGAAGGAGTCTGCAACCTTTCATGCTTAGCTTATCGCTGTGACATCAAGGCTTTGAATAAGGATTTTCAGAACGGaaatgactgattttttttttttttttttttaatatgtcatCTTTCACTGTGTGCCTAATTAATCGGTTTGGTTGCTTTTGCCACAAGCATGCCAATACCCGAAAAGGGAAGCGTTCAGAGTGCATGGAGAAATGCAGTTATGCTTGAAATGCAATCTTCAAGAGACAGCGAAATTGCCATTTATTACACACAAACctttctcccctccctctgaattctATTTTTCTAGCATTAACTTAACCTGAACTGTATCAAACAAAGTGTAAACTGCATGGCTTTTTACATTATAGATAAGTAACCGTATTAGCCAGCAGGTGTATGTATGGGCAtggtgtgtgtttttcctttttcttttctcttaagGTTTAGGAGCTAGCCTGGGCTAGATGTGAGGCAGCCAGAAGCCAGACCAGTGTGTGTCTGATGCACTCCTTTTAATTGAGTATCTACAGACATTAAGTACCCTTGCACTCTCCTTCCCAGGCCATGAGTAAGTATATGACATATGACATAATCTAATTGCAGTAAGATACTTGGAGCCTGATTCTAATTTAGGCAGTATCCTATCATGGCCAGCAGTCATTCCAAACATCTTTCAAAAGTCACTGCTACATGAACATCACAATAAAAAAGATGAACATAGCAGAGTCCCATCTGTGTAACACAGATTGCGACTTTCAAGTTCCAGTAACATTTACACTTGCAGACAAAAGCAGAAGGGGAAGGCAGTGTTTTTACAAAAATCCCTCTTTTTGCCCATCACAGAACATGAATTTGCTGATGGGAGAAAAAGTTAagatatttttcccattttattcatGTACAGAATTGTAATTAACTCACAGAGTGGGGAGACAAAAGCTGCTTAAGCATAATTATGCATCAGTTCTGTTTAAGCCTGGTCTGTGCTATCTGTATCATTGGCAACAATGTCATGAAGTTCTGGGGAGGCCAGTATCATATTAGACATAAGCACATGGGCAAAGATAAGGCTGTTTCTTTAATGGAGTATGAaaggggtgtgtgtgtatgtgatGGCAGCTGTCTGTAGATAGGACTTTTGTGTTTCCTTAGCTTCATTGTGAATTCATCTCTTTATGGCTTTAAATGTGGATCCTGCTTTGAAACAATCCCATAAAATGAACAGGTAAGACACCCCTGGTGCAGCTCTACCTTCAGGTTAGCACCCCTGCCAGTGTGCtgaggggcacagcagggagaggggcaggtcTGAGCCCTGGGGGTCTAATGAGGacagcaggcagccctgcccctggTCAAGGACTGCAGTCTTCTCTCTTTGGTTCTAGTCAAGGCAGGACTAGttcccagcactgagccctgaAAGACCGAGACCAGACT
This sequence is a window from Haemorhous mexicanus isolate bHaeMex1 chromosome 14, bHaeMex1.pri, whole genome shotgun sequence. Protein-coding genes within it:
- the GPR50 gene encoding melatonin-related receptor isoform X3 gives rise to the protein MLMSQFLMTQDLAGDSRGPCFQNSCSEQTFPACSRLAWKGNIFVVSLSVADLVVAVYPYPLILSAIFHNGWTMGNVHCQISGFLMGLSVIGSIFNITAIAINRYCYICHSLRYDKLFNLKNTCCYLCLTWTLTVVAIVPNFFVGSLQYDPRIYSCTFAQTVSTSYTITVVVVHFIVPLSVVTFCYLRIWILVIQVKHRVRQDCKQKLRAADIRNFLTMFVVFVLFAVCWGPLNFIGLAVSINPSKVQPHIPEWLFVLSYFMAYFNSCLNAVIYGLLNQNFRKEYKRILLTLWTPRLLFIDVSKGGTEGMKSKHSPAITTNNNHAEIHL
- the GPR50 gene encoding melatonin-related receptor isoform X1 translates to MERPGSNGSCPGCRLEGGPAAGAATGLAAVLIFTIVVDVLGNALVILSVLRNKKLRNAEAAADGGANSGNIFVVSLSVADLVVAVYPYPLILSAIFHNGWTMGNVHCQISGFLMGLSVIGSIFNITAIAINRYCYICHSLRYDKLFNLKNTCCYLCLTWTLTVVAIVPNFFVGSLQYDPRIYSCTFAQTVSTSYTITVVVVHFIVPLSVVTFCYLRIWILVIQVKHRVRQDCKQKLRAADIRNFLTMFVVFVLFAVCWGPLNFIGLAVSINPSKVQPHIPEWLFVLSYFMAYFNSCLNAVIYGLLNQNFRKEYKRILLTLWTPRLLFIDVSKGGTEGMKSKHSPAITTNNNHAEIHL
- the GPR50 gene encoding melatonin-related receptor isoform X4 is translated as MTIFLLEANSTFCFCFAVSISFGRLNRVLDYGNIFVVSLSVADLVVAVYPYPLILSAIFHNGWTMGNVHCQISGFLMGLSVIGSIFNITAIAINRYCYICHSLRYDKLFNLKNTCCYLCLTWTLTVVAIVPNFFVGSLQYDPRIYSCTFAQTVSTSYTITVVVVHFIVPLSVVTFCYLRIWILVIQVKHRVRQDCKQKLRAADIRNFLTMFVVFVLFAVCWGPLNFIGLAVSINPSKVQPHIPEWLFVLSYFMAYFNSCLNAVIYGLLNQNFRKEYKRILLTLWTPRLLFIDVSKGGTEGMKSKHSPAITTNNNHAEIHL
- the GPR50 gene encoding melatonin-related receptor isoform X2 encodes the protein MERPGSNGSCPGCRLEGGPAAGAATGLAAVLIFTIVVDVLGNALVILSVLRNKKLRNAGNIFVVSLSVADLVVAVYPYPLILSAIFHNGWTMGNVHCQISGFLMGLSVIGSIFNITAIAINRYCYICHSLRYDKLFNLKNTCCYLCLTWTLTVVAIVPNFFVGSLQYDPRIYSCTFAQTVSTSYTITVVVVHFIVPLSVVTFCYLRIWILVIQVKHRVRQDCKQKLRAADIRNFLTMFVVFVLFAVCWGPLNFIGLAVSINPSKVQPHIPEWLFVLSYFMAYFNSCLNAVIYGLLNQNFRKEYKRILLTLWTPRLLFIDVSKGGTEGMKSKHSPAITTNNNHAEIHL